Proteins encoded by one window of Candidatus Dadabacteria bacterium:
- the hisB gene encoding imidazoleglycerol-phosphate dehydratase HisB: MTRKAVLKRETSEVSASVELDLDGTGKFDISTGVPFFDHMLSQLAKHGYFDLTVKAEGDIDVDFHHTVEDVGIALGEAFSEALGDKRGITRYGHAVIPFDDALVVVAVDLSDRPCFVFKGEIPAGKVGDFDSELAEEFFKSLTNSLRCNLHIEFRHGTNLHHIIEGMFKALGRSMDVASALDGRRDDIPSTKGTL, encoded by the coding sequence ATGACCCGCAAAGCCGTTTTAAAAAGAGAAACATCCGAAGTCAGCGCCAGCGTCGAGCTTGATCTCGACGGAACCGGGAAATTCGATATCTCGACGGGGGTGCCGTTTTTCGACCACATGCTGAGCCAGCTCGCAAAGCACGGCTACTTCGACCTCACGGTCAAGGCCGAAGGGGACATCGACGTTGATTTCCACCACACCGTGGAGGATGTCGGGATAGCGCTCGGGGAAGCTTTCTCAGAAGCCCTGGGCGACAAGAGGGGAATCACTAGGTACGGGCACGCCGTAATCCCTTTTGACGACGCGCTTGTTGTTGTGGCAGTCGATCTCAGCGACAGACCCTGCTTTGTTTTCAAGGGGGAGATTCCCGCTGGCAAGGTCGGGGACTTTGACTCGGAGCTTGCCGAGGAGTTCTTCAAGTCCCTCACGAACTCGCTTCGCTGCAACCTGCACATCGAGTTTCGCCACGGAACGAACCTGCACCACATAATAGAGGGCATGTTCAAGGCTCTGGGAAGATCCATGGATGTAGCCTCGGCGCTTGACGGGCGCCGCGACGATATTCCCTCGACCAAGGGGACGCTCTAG
- the hisH gene encoding imidazole glycerol phosphate synthase subunit HisH gives MISIVDYGMGNLRSVEKSFTSQGIEVRVTEDPGDIEGSSGLVVPGVGAFGDCVRNLRERSMTGPIKDFIESGRPFLGICLGFQVLFESSEEAPGEEGLGILKGKVVRFRVEEKKLKVPHMGWNRVSAPEQTRILEGIPQQSWFYFVHSYHVVSDEPGADVLLSDYGGEFEAGVISGNLSAFQFHPEKSSDYGLMILRNFSKLCLEN, from the coding sequence GTGATTTCCATAGTGGATTACGGGATGGGGAACTTAAGAAGCGTCGAGAAGAGCTTTACCTCCCAGGGCATAGAGGTCCGCGTTACCGAGGACCCGGGCGACATAGAAGGCTCAAGCGGCCTCGTGGTTCCCGGGGTCGGGGCTTTCGGCGACTGCGTGAGGAACCTTCGCGAGCGCTCCATGACCGGCCCAATAAAGGATTTTATCGAAAGCGGGCGGCCTTTTCTGGGCATATGCCTCGGCTTCCAGGTCCTGTTCGAATCAAGCGAAGAGGCTCCCGGAGAAGAGGGCCTTGGGATCCTCAAAGGGAAGGTCGTTCGGTTCCGTGTCGAGGAAAAGAAACTGAAGGTGCCCCACATGGGCTGGAACAGGGTGAGCGCGCCCGAGCAGACTCGCATACTCGAGGGGATACCGCAGCAAAGCTGGTTTTACTTCGTTCACTCCTACCACGTGGTTTCGGATGAGCCCGGCGCGGATGTTCTGCTTTCCGACTATGGGGGCGAGTTCGAGGCGGGGGTCATATCGGGAAATCTTTCCGCCTTCCAGTTCCACCCTGAAAAAAGCTCCGACTACGGGCTCATGATCTTGAGGAACTTCTCGAAGCTCTGCCTTGAGAACTGA
- a CDS encoding transglycosylase SLT domain-containing protein, with amino-acid sequence MDPKKAALSVFLLALLLLAAAAEGARANHVDCEKVLQSTEKTLEAWFLKVHCHARERQHAEVHGALAEIKDKLIFIEDYLLYYEAEAALGLGQKERAEALFLKILKHHPDSAIGHDARERLADIHLENDRHAEAEKTYSHLAQRTDSRWKKAVYLKNLGEIKERQGDFPAASEIFERIWAEHPEVSFSDYAFELHKKNGKVFTPSPQQFEKRGDVMFEAGNWEGALEAFSGAPRTNAVRTKTGICLYRLSRFPEALKVFSGIDSPKAFYWRGVTLMSMEKEEEAIGVFERLHRLNPKSSWTSKSLLKAARLRHLRNEPEEAHRLYRLVIEKYPGREEARESAWNLGWMHYSKKEYEKAAEAFSDRAWAKGRDRERFLYWYARASERAGDKPGALFALGELAGSPKITYYSALAKMRLGENLLHTPPPAAAWSGNPFGKNPALEKFLFFVKAGVYDLALREAELLRPRAKTRAQRLYLASLYLQAQDYKTSITLANGVRSPEALRLSFPKGFEERVKVFSRKYTLDEFLVYSVIREESHFDKEAVSVSDARGLMQLLPSTALETAPKAGLSNFQASQLFSPDINLELGCYYLSWLLEIFEGNFAISLAGYNGGPTSAKTWYEKNGTLDIDEFIEEIPFEQSRNYVKKIIRSYAAYEAVYGMEKDQFSRQSFEKFLKIMSP; translated from the coding sequence ATGGATCCGAAAAAAGCAGCTCTCAGCGTCTTTCTCCTTGCCCTGCTTCTCCTCGCCGCCGCGGCCGAGGGCGCGCGCGCCAACCACGTCGACTGCGAAAAAGTCCTGCAATCCACCGAGAAAACCCTCGAGGCGTGGTTTCTCAAGGTTCACTGCCACGCCCGGGAGCGGCAGCACGCCGAGGTGCACGGGGCTCTCGCCGAGATAAAGGATAAGCTCATCTTTATAGAGGATTATCTGCTTTACTACGAAGCGGAGGCGGCTTTAGGCCTCGGGCAGAAGGAGAGGGCAGAGGCGCTTTTCCTGAAGATACTGAAACACCACCCGGACTCGGCGATCGGCCATGACGCCCGTGAGCGGCTTGCTGACATCCACCTCGAGAACGATCGTCACGCGGAGGCGGAAAAAACATACTCCCATCTTGCCCAGCGGACCGACAGCAGGTGGAAAAAAGCCGTTTACCTGAAAAACCTCGGCGAAATAAAGGAGAGACAGGGAGACTTCCCCGCGGCCTCCGAGATATTCGAGAGGATATGGGCAGAGCACCCGGAGGTAAGCTTCTCGGATTACGCATTCGAGCTTCACAAGAAAAACGGAAAAGTCTTTACCCCTTCGCCGCAGCAGTTTGAAAAAAGAGGGGACGTCATGTTCGAGGCCGGCAACTGGGAGGGGGCGCTTGAGGCCTTCTCCGGAGCGCCGCGAACAAACGCGGTAAGAACGAAAACCGGCATCTGCCTCTACAGGCTTTCCCGGTTTCCAGAAGCCCTGAAGGTATTCTCGGGGATTGATTCCCCGAAGGCCTTTTACTGGAGGGGCGTGACTCTCATGAGCATGGAGAAAGAAGAGGAGGCCATAGGCGTTTTCGAGAGACTCCACAGGCTAAACCCCAAAAGCTCCTGGACGTCCAAGTCGCTTCTTAAGGCTGCGAGGCTTCGCCACCTGCGCAACGAGCCTGAAGAGGCCCACCGGCTCTACCGCCTCGTTATCGAGAAATACCCCGGAAGGGAAGAGGCCCGGGAAAGCGCGTGGAACCTCGGGTGGATGCACTATAGTAAAAAGGAGTACGAAAAGGCCGCTGAGGCTTTCTCCGACCGCGCCTGGGCGAAGGGGAGGGACCGGGAGCGCTTTCTTTACTGGTACGCTAGGGCATCCGAGCGGGCGGGAGACAAGCCCGGGGCGCTGTTCGCGCTTGGAGAACTCGCCGGATCCCCGAAAATCACCTACTACTCGGCTCTCGCGAAGATGAGGCTCGGGGAAAACCTGCTTCACACCCCGCCTCCCGCCGCTGCCTGGTCGGGAAACCCTTTCGGGAAAAATCCCGCGCTCGAGAAATTTCTTTTCTTCGTCAAGGCCGGGGTATACGATCTTGCCCTTAGGGAAGCCGAGCTTCTGCGGCCCCGGGCGAAAACGCGCGCGCAGCGCCTCTACCTCGCCTCGCTTTACCTGCAGGCACAGGATTACAAAACCTCAATAACCCTGGCAAACGGCGTCAGGTCCCCCGAGGCGCTCCGCCTCTCCTTCCCGAAGGGCTTTGAGGAGCGGGTGAAGGTTTTTTCGCGCAAATACACGCTTGATGAGTTCCTGGTCTATTCCGTCATAAGAGAGGAAAGCCATTTTGACAAGGAGGCGGTTTCGGTTTCCGACGCCAGGGGGCTCATGCAGCTGCTTCCCTCGACGGCTCTTGAGACGGCACCCAAGGCGGGTCTTAGCAATTTCCAGGCTTCCCAGCTTTTCTCTCCCGACATAAACCTTGAACTGGGATGCTATTACCTGAGCTGGCTGCTTGAGATCTTCGAGGGCAACTTCGCCATAAGCCTAGCCGGCTATAACGGCGGCCCCACAAGCGCCAAGACGTGGTATGAGAAAAACGGGACGCTCGACATTGACGAGTTCATAGAGGAAATCCCCTTTGAGCAGTCAAGGAACTACGTAAAGAAAATCATAAGGAGCTACGCCGCTTACGAGGCGGTCTACGGAATGGAGAAGGATCAGTTCTCAAGGCAGAGCTTCGAGAAGTTCCTCAAGATCATGAGCCCGTAG
- a CDS encoding ABC transporter permease, with protein MYVKTQIIITGTIIFLIILVAIFAPALSPYEYDQTNFANALRAPDSVHLMGTDQEGRDLLSRVIHGSRISIAVAVGTAAMALVIGTVLGAVSGYAGGKTDELIMRTVDVFYAVPDLLLIVLLTLVIGTGITGIVISLGVMSWMRVARIVRGSVLQIKSFEYVESARALGASPRTILARHILPNTLSPLIVTVTFSVPYAILTESTLSFLGLGISPPEASWGTLASTGWQGIRTFPHLIVFPSIAIFITALSFNLFGEGIRDLLATENSR; from the coding sequence ATGTACGTAAAAACCCAGATAATAATCACGGGAACGATAATATTCCTTATAATTCTGGTCGCGATTTTCGCGCCCGCCCTCTCCCCCTACGAGTACGACCAGACGAATTTCGCAAACGCGCTTCGCGCCCCCGATTCCGTGCACCTCATGGGAACGGACCAGGAGGGACGCGATCTTCTGAGCAGGGTAATCCACGGCTCGAGGATATCGATAGCGGTCGCCGTCGGAACCGCCGCGATGGCGCTTGTCATCGGAACGGTTCTCGGAGCGGTCTCGGGATACGCCGGGGGGAAAACGGACGAGCTTATAATGCGCACGGTCGACGTGTTCTACGCCGTCCCGGACCTTCTGCTGATAGTCCTTCTGACGCTCGTTATCGGAACGGGGATTACGGGCATCGTAATATCTCTCGGGGTGATGTCGTGGATGAGGGTCGCGAGGATAGTGAGGGGAAGTGTTTTGCAGATAAAGTCGTTTGAGTACGTTGAGTCCGCAAGGGCGCTCGGGGCCTCGCCGCGTACCATTCTCGCAAGGCACATACTTCCGAACACGCTAAGTCCCCTCATAGTCACCGTCACGTTTTCAGTTCCTTACGCAATCCTCACGGAATCCACCCTCAGCTTTCTCGGCCTCGGGATATCTCCGCCTGAGGCGAGCTGGGGCACGCTTGCGAGCACCGGGTGGCAGGGAATAAGGACTTTCCCCCACCTTATAGTGTTTCCAAGCATCGCGATTTTCATAACGGCGCTTTCCTTTAATCTCTTCGGGGAAGGCATAAGAGACCTTCTGGCCACGGAGAACTCAAGGTGA
- the queF gene encoding preQ(1) synthase produces the protein MDEPSPEILETFENKNPERDYEIEISCPEFTCVCPKTGQPDFATITIKYVPDRLCVELKSLKLYMFSYRNTGEFHEHVTNRILNDFVSACDPRSVEVTGDFNVRGGIKTVVRASHRKDA, from the coding sequence ATGGACGAACCGAGCCCGGAAATCCTCGAGACTTTCGAGAACAAAAACCCGGAGAGGGATTACGAAATCGAGATATCGTGTCCCGAGTTTACCTGCGTTTGCCCGAAAACGGGACAGCCGGACTTTGCGACCATCACAATAAAGTACGTGCCCGACAGGCTCTGCGTGGAACTTAAGTCCCTTAAGCTCTACATGTTCTCCTACAGGAACACGGGCGAGTTCCACGAGCACGTGACGAACAGGATCCTCAACGATTTCGTCTCCGCGTGCGATCCGAGGTCGGTCGAGGTGACGGGCGACTTCAACGTCCGCGGCGGAATAAAGACGGTAGTCCGGGCCTCACACAGAAAGGACGCCTGA
- a CDS encoding mobile mystery protein A: MTNKFKYMQLQTLDDHLSRVNVCDRPSGGWIRAVRTSLGMSVRQMAERIGITQQSAARLEKNEINDAITLRSLRKAAEALDCRLVYVFVPNDGSLRNIVRKQALRKARDIVDPVDHSMMLEAQDVGDRQEKTAQIADELVRNPAISLWD, from the coding sequence ATGACAAACAAATTTAAGTATATGCAATTGCAGACGCTGGATGACCACCTTTCCAGAGTGAATGTTTGCGACCGTCCCTCTGGCGGTTGGATTCGTGCTGTCCGCACCTCGCTTGGCATGAGCGTTCGTCAGATGGCGGAACGTATAGGCATCACACAGCAATCCGCCGCTCGTTTGGAGAAAAACGAGATCAATGATGCGATTACACTTAGGTCGCTTCGCAAGGCGGCTGAAGCATTGGATTGCAGGCTCGTTTATGTTTTTGTTCCAAATGATGGCTCCTTGCGGAACATCGTGCGCAAGCAGGCGCTCAGAAAGGCTCGTGATATCGTTGATCCTGTGGACCACAGCATGATGCTTGAAGCGCAGGATGTAGGCGACAGGCAGGAGAAAACCGCCCAAATCGCTGATGAGTTGGTGCGCAACCCTGCCATCAGTCTGTGGGACTGA
- a CDS encoding carbon-nitrogen hydrolase family protein has product MSNGKSFTAAAVQAAPVFLDRKGTVDKVLRLIKEAAGNGAELVVFPEAFIPTYPYWPKDLGFGAEKKLTMDAHVELHRNSVEVPGEDTKRIGNAAKRAKTCVVIGVNEKEGGTLYNTILYFGKDGSLLGRHRKLMSIDSEKCVWANGTAEDVRVFDTEIGKIGGLFCYEHHMTLEKYAMFTKGEQVHVGLWGGHSFVKDTMDFASRQYAFEGQVFVIISAGFIEEDMIPDSFPLKEHTIWDYPGGSGIINPRGQYIIGPVYGKEEILYAEIELDQIIRAKTVIDSVGHFSRPDIFRFEIME; this is encoded by the coding sequence ATGAGCAACGGAAAATCCTTCACGGCGGCTGCGGTGCAGGCAGCTCCCGTTTTTCTCGACAGAAAGGGCACGGTCGACAAGGTCCTCAGGCTTATAAAGGAAGCAGCGGGAAACGGGGCTGAACTCGTGGTTTTCCCCGAGGCCTTCATACCCACCTATCCCTACTGGCCGAAGGATCTCGGGTTCGGGGCCGAGAAAAAGCTCACCATGGACGCCCACGTCGAGCTACACAGAAACTCGGTCGAGGTTCCCGGGGAGGACACCAAAAGAATCGGCAATGCGGCGAAGCGGGCCAAGACCTGCGTCGTAATAGGGGTTAACGAAAAAGAGGGAGGAACCCTCTACAACACCATACTCTACTTCGGCAAGGACGGCTCCCTTCTCGGAAGGCACAGAAAGCTGATGTCGATTGACAGCGAGAAATGCGTATGGGCGAACGGAACCGCCGAGGACGTGAGGGTGTTTGACACCGAAATCGGGAAAATAGGGGGACTTTTCTGCTACGAGCACCACATGACCCTTGAGAAGTACGCGATGTTCACCAAGGGGGAGCAGGTGCACGTGGGTCTCTGGGGAGGACACTCGTTCGTTAAGGACACGATGGATTTCGCGAGCCGACAGTACGCGTTTGAGGGACAGGTGTTCGTCATAATCTCAGCCGGTTTCATAGAAGAGGATATGATTCCCGACTCCTTTCCCCTGAAGGAGCATACGATCTGGGATTACCCCGGGGGAAGCGGCATAATAAACCCCAGGGGACAGTACATAATCGGCCCCGTATACGGAAAGGAAGAGATTCTCTACGCGGAGATCGAGCTTGACCAGATAATAAGGGCAAAGACCGTAATAGACTCCGTGGGGCATTTCTCAAGGCCGGACATATTCCGATTCGAGATAATGGAGTGA
- a CDS encoding nucleotidyltransferase domain-containing protein: METVKAIDISSEQRGVLLALLKKHLPNTRVWVYGSRARLAAKKSSDLDMVVFAGSGQRRQVGDLREALEQSDLPFRVDLFVWDDMPERFREKIEGDHVTLVSPDH, from the coding sequence ATGGAAACAGTAAAAGCTATTGATATCTCTTCTGAGCAGCGCGGCGTTCTTCTTGCGCTGCTTAAAAAGCATCTTCCGAATACCCGCGTCTGGGTATACGGTTCCCGCGCGAGGCTTGCCGCGAAAAAGAGTTCGGATCTCGACATGGTGGTATTTGCCGGAAGCGGACAGAGAAGACAGGTCGGCGATCTTCGGGAAGCTCTTGAACAGAGCGATCTTCCGTTTCGGGTGGACCTGTTCGTGTGGGATGACATGCCGGAGAGATTCCGGGAGAAAATTGAAGGTGACCACGTAACCCTTGTTTCCCCTGACCACTAA
- a CDS encoding nucleotidyltransferase substrate binding protein, with amino-acid sequence MIEYDKFQNSLKRLEEQYGNYRAIENSDLDSIMREAVAESVIHRFEVCYDCLWKVLRRHLAEELGVPDAPNSPKPVFRLAFENNLLPSPIEKWLDYANSRINTSHDYDEGKARRCLGIISSFIDDATGLYETMSGETWKQ; translated from the coding sequence ATGATTGAATACGACAAATTTCAAAATTCCCTGAAACGCCTTGAGGAACAGTACGGAAATTACCGTGCCATAGAGAACTCTGACCTGGATTCGATAATGCGGGAAGCTGTGGCCGAGTCGGTCATACACAGGTTTGAGGTCTGTTACGACTGCCTATGGAAGGTGCTGAGACGCCACCTCGCAGAGGAACTCGGCGTTCCAGATGCCCCAAACAGCCCGAAACCTGTTTTCAGACTGGCCTTTGAAAACAACCTTCTCCCCTCACCGATCGAAAAATGGCTTGATTACGCAAACAGCCGCATCAATACAAGCCATGACTATGATGAGGGAAAGGCCAGAAGATGCCTTGGAATCATAAGCAGCTTTATTGACGATGCCACAGGTCTTTACGAAACAATGAGCGGAGAAACATGGAAACAGTAA
- a CDS encoding glucose 1-dehydrogenase, with product MARLDGKTALITGGGEGIGKATALLFSAEGANVGIMSRTAERLDEVVSENPGPGEIRAYPGDVSIEEDAKRVVEAFYGDFGRVDILFNNAGILEGGTVVTTSNEVWDRTIDINVKGVFLVSKYVVPLMAKHGGGSIINNSSVLGIVGMEGCVAYNASKGAVRQITRSMALDHAKDNIRTNSVCPGYIKTKMDPEFMGNPPDAEEQLDAIAADMIPLVRRAEAEEVAHSVLYLASDEARYVTGSDLVIDGGWTTL from the coding sequence ATGGCAAGACTTGATGGAAAAACGGCGCTCATAACGGGCGGGGGAGAGGGAATAGGAAAAGCTACGGCGCTTTTGTTCTCAGCAGAAGGCGCCAACGTGGGCATAATGTCGAGAACCGCGGAGAGGCTTGACGAGGTGGTTTCTGAGAACCCGGGACCCGGGGAGATAAGGGCCTATCCGGGTGACGTTTCCATAGAAGAGGACGCAAAGAGGGTGGTAGAGGCCTTCTACGGAGATTTCGGAAGGGTCGACATACTGTTTAACAACGCCGGGATACTTGAGGGCGGCACTGTGGTGACTACCTCTAACGAGGTTTGGGACCGCACGATCGACATAAACGTGAAGGGGGTCTTTCTCGTAAGCAAGTACGTGGTTCCGCTCATGGCCAAGCACGGCGGGGGCTCCATAATCAACAACTCAAGCGTGCTCGGCATCGTGGGGATGGAGGGCTGCGTGGCGTATAATGCCTCTAAGGGAGCCGTGAGGCAGATAACGAGGAGCATGGCCCTTGATCACGCGAAGGACAACATAAGGACAAATTCCGTCTGTCCCGGCTACATAAAGACCAAGATGGACCCCGAGTTCATGGGGAACCCCCCGGACGCGGAGGAGCAGCTCGACGCGATAGCGGCCGACATGATTCCCCTTGTTAGAAGGGCCGAGGCGGAGGAGGTGGCCCACTCGGTGCTCTACCT